In one window of Mercurialis annua linkage group LG4, ddMerAnnu1.2, whole genome shotgun sequence DNA:
- the LOC126677432 gene encoding uncharacterized protein LOC126677432 isoform X1: protein MFVKKLVEKAASVKKTGGNSEGLKSNEVEPRVTFHYGIPSGANMFAYDSIQKILAISTRDGRIKLFGRDNTQVLLECREAVPSKFLQFIQNKGILINVTSKNHIEVWDVDKKLLSHMHVFKQEITSFTVIQHCLYIYVGDSIGNVSVLKLDQETCYLEQMKYTIPFSVSHAEVSADAAVLHILPQPTADSKRVLIVFRDGLIALWEIRESRFIFTTGGSLQHLQTNETKIITSACWACPYGSKVAVGYSNGEIFIWSIPSGPNSQAEVASDSGTQTSPIYKLNLGYKMDKIPILSLKWIHDGKASRLYVMGASDTASTNLLQIILLNEQTETRTIKLGLHLSEPCIDMEIVSCSFDPSKHKLDCFLLLGKSGHVYVYDDSQIEKYLLQYQARGTPSLPKEVMVKMPHADSSITIAKFIKDNLYMLSFGDEDYLQFSKNIPSLFPFDAKAKEGTHMICVPFCGFSKIKNLYITGHSDGAINFWDASCPIFIPVLPLKQQSEDDYALSGVPVTELYFDGNMRLLITGDQSGTVRIFKFKPEPYATENSFLSFQGSSKRGNNHIIQNVKLMKVNGSVLSMNISHNSGHLAVGTDQGHVSLIDMNGPTLLYQQYIASELSTGIISLQFETCNLHGFEKNVLVVATKDSSVLAIDVDTGNLLSTNSVHPKKPSKALFMQILDGQETLGGSNGVDPSKQNPAENSSKHSSLLICSEKAAYVYSLDHAVQGVKKVNYKKKFHSSSCCWASILCGSSDIGLMLVFTNGKVEIRSLPELSLIKEFVIRGFTYSAPKLNSSSDISICGSWDGELVIVNGDQEMLIVSVLLQKEHFRLLDSVCQVYTNNLMPSQEGGTMVQKEKKKGIFSSVMKDLKGSKPKQVSEVEIEDTRESFEELPVIFATANFACDNEDSNHMAADADGIDLDIDDIDLGDAEEKPKDNNILAGLNKQKLASKFQAFTGKIKGMKGKNEKIIKKEEQLDEKAGAVDQIKKKYGFSSATETSAAKLAESKLHENVKKLQGINLRTTEMQDTAKSFSAMARELLKTAEKDKGTS from the exons ATGTTCGTCAAGAAGCTTGTGGAGAAGGCTGCCAGTGTTAAGAAG ACTGGAGGGAACTCGGAAGGTTTAAAATCAAACGAAGTAGAACCAAGGGTAACATTCCATTATGGAATACCATCGGGAGCCAACATGTTTGCTTATGATTCTATTCAAAAGATCCTTGCTATTTCTACCCG TGATGGAAGGATCAAATTATTTGGAAGAGATAACACTCAAGTTTTGCTGGAATGTCGTGAGGCAGTACCAAGCAAGTTTTTACAG TTCATTCAGAATAAAGGCATCCTTATAAATGTGACTTCCAAGAATCACATCGAG GTATGGGATGTGGACAAGAAGTTGTTGTCTCATATGCATGTTTTTAAACAAGAGATAACTTCATTTACAGTAATACAACACTGTCTCTACAT ATATGTTGGAGATTCTATTGGAAATGTGTCTGTGTTAAAGCTTGATCAAGAAACATGTTATTTAGAACAGATGAAATACACTATTCCTTTTTCTGTTTCTCATG CTGAAGTTTCAGCTGATGCCGCTGTTTTGCACATACTGCCTCAACCAACGGCTGACAGTAAGAG GGTTCTTATAGTATTCAGAGATGGCCTAATTGCGTTGTGGGAAATTCGAGAAAGCAGATTCATTTTCACAACAGGAGGAAGCTTGCAGCATTTACAaactaatgaaacaaaaataataacttCGGCGTGTTGGGCTTGCCCTTATGGAAGTAAAGTTGCTGTAGGTTATAGTAACGGGGAGATTTTTATCTGGAGCATTCCTTCCGGTCCAAATTCACAAGCTGAAGTAGCATCAGACTCTGGCACTCAGACTTCTCCTATTTACAAACTCAATCTGGGATATAAAATGGACAAAATTCCCATATTATCACTAAAATGGATTCATGATGGGAAAGCAAGTCGGCTTTATGTCATGGGTGCCTCAGATACTGCATCTACCAACTTGTTGCAG ATAATCTTACTAAATGAGCAGACTGAAACGCGCACAATCAAGTTAGGGCTGCATTTGTCTGAACCTTGCATTGACATGGAGATTGTATCATGTTCCTTTGATCCAAGCAAGCATAAACTGGATTGTTTTCTTTTGCTTGGAAAATCAGGGCATGTTTATGTCTATGATGATTCTCAGATCGAAAAATATCTTCTACAGTACCAAGCAAGGGGAACACCTTCATTGCCAAAGGAGGTCATGGTTAAAATGCCACATGCTGATTCAAGCATCACTATAGCAAAATTCATCAAGGATAATCTTTACATGTTAAGTTTTGGAGATGAG GATTATCTTCAATTTTCCAAAAACATTCCTTCACTCTTTCCTTTTGACGCAAAGGCTAAAGAGGGAACTCACATGATTTGTGTACCCTTCTGTGGGTTTTCCAAGATAAAGAACTTGTACATAACTGGCCACAGCGATGGAGCCATTAATTTCTGGGATGCATCTTGTCCAATTTTTATCCCAGTTTTACCATTAAAGCAGCAG AGTGAAGATGACTATGCTTTAAGTGGTGTACCAGTAACAGAATTGTATTTTGATGGAAATATGCGGCTTCTTATCACAGGGGATCAAAGCGGAACG GTTcgtatctttaaatttaaacccGAGCCATATGCGACAGAGAATAGCTTTTTGTCTTTTCAAG GAAGTTCGAAAAGAGGAAATAACCATATCATCCAGAATGTCAAACTTATGAAGGTGAACGGTTCCGTACTTTCCATGAATATAAGCCATAACTCGGGACATCTTGCCGTTGGAACTGATCAAGGACAT GTTTCACTAATTGATATGAATGGACCAACATTACTTTATCAACAATACATTGCAAGTGAACTTTCTACTGGCATCATCTCTCTGCAGTTTGAAACCTGCAATCTGCATGgttttgagaaaaatgttttaGTGGTTGCAACAAAGGATTCATCAGTTTTGGCTATTGATGTCGATACAGGAAACTTGTTGAGCACTAACTCAGTGCATCCCAAGAAACCATCTAAAGCTTTATTCATGCAGATATTAG ATGGGCAGGAAACGTTAGGAGGATCAAATGGTGTAGATCCCAGCAAACAGAATCCTGCTGAGAAttcttcaaaacattcttctttaCTGATATGTTCTGAGAAAGCGGCGTATGTCTATTCATTAGATCATGCTGTTCAG GGAGTCAAGAAGGTTAACTACAAAAAGAAGTTTCATTCCTCTTCTTGTTGCTGGGCCTCAATACTGTGTGGTTCCTCTGATATTGGCCTTATGCTTGTTTTTACCAATGGAAAAGTTGAAATAAG GTCTTTGCCGGAGTTATCATTGATAAAGGAATTCGTAATAAGAGGCTTCACTTATTCTGCACCAAAACTTAATTCCTCATCAGACATTTCAATATGCGGTTCATGGGATGGAGAACTTGTTATA GTGAATGGTGATCAGGAAATGCTTATTGTGTCAGTTTTGCTACAAAAAGAACACTTCAG GCTTCTGGACTCTGTCTGCCAAGTCTACACTAATAATTTGATGCCATCACAAGAAGGGGGCACTATGGtccaaaaggaaaagaaaaag GGTATTTTTAGCTCTGTGATGAAGGATTTAAAAGGAAGTAAACCGAAGCAAGTTTCTGAGGTGGAAATAGAAGATACCAGAGAAAGTTTTGAAGAACTGCCAGTAATCTTTGCAACAGCCAACTTTGCATGCGATAATGAAGATAGCAATCACATGGCAGCGGATGCAGATGGTATTGACTTGGACATAG ATGATATTGACCTTGGGGATGCTGAAGAGAAACCCAAAGATAACAATATCTTGGCAGGTCTTAATAAGCAGAAATTGGCAAGCAAATTTCAGGCTTTTACAG GTAAAATAAAAGGAATGAAGGGTAAGAATGAGAAAATCATCAAGAAGGAAGAACAACTGGATGAGAAGGCTGGTGCAGTTGATCAAATTAAGAAGAAATATGGATTTTCCTCAGCCACT GAAACAAGTGCAGCAAAATTGGCGGAAAGCAAGTTGCACGAGAATGTCAAAAAGTTGCAG GGGATCAATCTAAGAACTACAGAAATGCAAGATACAGCCAAGTCATTTTCTGCCATGGCAAGAGAGCTGCTAA
- the LOC126677432 gene encoding uncharacterized protein LOC126677432 isoform X2: MFAYDSIQKILAISTRDGRIKLFGRDNTQVLLECREAVPSKFLQFIQNKGILINVTSKNHIEVWDVDKKLLSHMHVFKQEITSFTVIQHCLYIYVGDSIGNVSVLKLDQETCYLEQMKYTIPFSVSHAEVSADAAVLHILPQPTADSKRVLIVFRDGLIALWEIRESRFIFTTGGSLQHLQTNETKIITSACWACPYGSKVAVGYSNGEIFIWSIPSGPNSQAEVASDSGTQTSPIYKLNLGYKMDKIPILSLKWIHDGKASRLYVMGASDTASTNLLQIILLNEQTETRTIKLGLHLSEPCIDMEIVSCSFDPSKHKLDCFLLLGKSGHVYVYDDSQIEKYLLQYQARGTPSLPKEVMVKMPHADSSITIAKFIKDNLYMLSFGDEDYLQFSKNIPSLFPFDAKAKEGTHMICVPFCGFSKIKNLYITGHSDGAINFWDASCPIFIPVLPLKQQSEDDYALSGVPVTELYFDGNMRLLITGDQSGTVRIFKFKPEPYATENSFLSFQGSSKRGNNHIIQNVKLMKVNGSVLSMNISHNSGHLAVGTDQGHVSLIDMNGPTLLYQQYIASELSTGIISLQFETCNLHGFEKNVLVVATKDSSVLAIDVDTGNLLSTNSVHPKKPSKALFMQILDGQETLGGSNGVDPSKQNPAENSSKHSSLLICSEKAAYVYSLDHAVQGVKKVNYKKKFHSSSCCWASILCGSSDIGLMLVFTNGKVEIRSLPELSLIKEFVIRGFTYSAPKLNSSSDISICGSWDGELVIVNGDQEMLIVSVLLQKEHFRLLDSVCQVYTNNLMPSQEGGTMVQKEKKKGIFSSVMKDLKGSKPKQVSEVEIEDTRESFEELPVIFATANFACDNEDSNHMAADADGIDLDIDDIDLGDAEEKPKDNNILAGLNKQKLASKFQAFTGKIKGMKGKNEKIIKKEEQLDEKAGAVDQIKKKYGFSSATETSAAKLAESKLHENVKKLQGINLRTTEMQDTAKSFSAMARELLKTAEKDKGTS, translated from the exons ATGTTTGCTTATGATTCTATTCAAAAGATCCTTGCTATTTCTACCCG TGATGGAAGGATCAAATTATTTGGAAGAGATAACACTCAAGTTTTGCTGGAATGTCGTGAGGCAGTACCAAGCAAGTTTTTACAG TTCATTCAGAATAAAGGCATCCTTATAAATGTGACTTCCAAGAATCACATCGAG GTATGGGATGTGGACAAGAAGTTGTTGTCTCATATGCATGTTTTTAAACAAGAGATAACTTCATTTACAGTAATACAACACTGTCTCTACAT ATATGTTGGAGATTCTATTGGAAATGTGTCTGTGTTAAAGCTTGATCAAGAAACATGTTATTTAGAACAGATGAAATACACTATTCCTTTTTCTGTTTCTCATG CTGAAGTTTCAGCTGATGCCGCTGTTTTGCACATACTGCCTCAACCAACGGCTGACAGTAAGAG GGTTCTTATAGTATTCAGAGATGGCCTAATTGCGTTGTGGGAAATTCGAGAAAGCAGATTCATTTTCACAACAGGAGGAAGCTTGCAGCATTTACAaactaatgaaacaaaaataataacttCGGCGTGTTGGGCTTGCCCTTATGGAAGTAAAGTTGCTGTAGGTTATAGTAACGGGGAGATTTTTATCTGGAGCATTCCTTCCGGTCCAAATTCACAAGCTGAAGTAGCATCAGACTCTGGCACTCAGACTTCTCCTATTTACAAACTCAATCTGGGATATAAAATGGACAAAATTCCCATATTATCACTAAAATGGATTCATGATGGGAAAGCAAGTCGGCTTTATGTCATGGGTGCCTCAGATACTGCATCTACCAACTTGTTGCAG ATAATCTTACTAAATGAGCAGACTGAAACGCGCACAATCAAGTTAGGGCTGCATTTGTCTGAACCTTGCATTGACATGGAGATTGTATCATGTTCCTTTGATCCAAGCAAGCATAAACTGGATTGTTTTCTTTTGCTTGGAAAATCAGGGCATGTTTATGTCTATGATGATTCTCAGATCGAAAAATATCTTCTACAGTACCAAGCAAGGGGAACACCTTCATTGCCAAAGGAGGTCATGGTTAAAATGCCACATGCTGATTCAAGCATCACTATAGCAAAATTCATCAAGGATAATCTTTACATGTTAAGTTTTGGAGATGAG GATTATCTTCAATTTTCCAAAAACATTCCTTCACTCTTTCCTTTTGACGCAAAGGCTAAAGAGGGAACTCACATGATTTGTGTACCCTTCTGTGGGTTTTCCAAGATAAAGAACTTGTACATAACTGGCCACAGCGATGGAGCCATTAATTTCTGGGATGCATCTTGTCCAATTTTTATCCCAGTTTTACCATTAAAGCAGCAG AGTGAAGATGACTATGCTTTAAGTGGTGTACCAGTAACAGAATTGTATTTTGATGGAAATATGCGGCTTCTTATCACAGGGGATCAAAGCGGAACG GTTcgtatctttaaatttaaacccGAGCCATATGCGACAGAGAATAGCTTTTTGTCTTTTCAAG GAAGTTCGAAAAGAGGAAATAACCATATCATCCAGAATGTCAAACTTATGAAGGTGAACGGTTCCGTACTTTCCATGAATATAAGCCATAACTCGGGACATCTTGCCGTTGGAACTGATCAAGGACAT GTTTCACTAATTGATATGAATGGACCAACATTACTTTATCAACAATACATTGCAAGTGAACTTTCTACTGGCATCATCTCTCTGCAGTTTGAAACCTGCAATCTGCATGgttttgagaaaaatgttttaGTGGTTGCAACAAAGGATTCATCAGTTTTGGCTATTGATGTCGATACAGGAAACTTGTTGAGCACTAACTCAGTGCATCCCAAGAAACCATCTAAAGCTTTATTCATGCAGATATTAG ATGGGCAGGAAACGTTAGGAGGATCAAATGGTGTAGATCCCAGCAAACAGAATCCTGCTGAGAAttcttcaaaacattcttctttaCTGATATGTTCTGAGAAAGCGGCGTATGTCTATTCATTAGATCATGCTGTTCAG GGAGTCAAGAAGGTTAACTACAAAAAGAAGTTTCATTCCTCTTCTTGTTGCTGGGCCTCAATACTGTGTGGTTCCTCTGATATTGGCCTTATGCTTGTTTTTACCAATGGAAAAGTTGAAATAAG GTCTTTGCCGGAGTTATCATTGATAAAGGAATTCGTAATAAGAGGCTTCACTTATTCTGCACCAAAACTTAATTCCTCATCAGACATTTCAATATGCGGTTCATGGGATGGAGAACTTGTTATA GTGAATGGTGATCAGGAAATGCTTATTGTGTCAGTTTTGCTACAAAAAGAACACTTCAG GCTTCTGGACTCTGTCTGCCAAGTCTACACTAATAATTTGATGCCATCACAAGAAGGGGGCACTATGGtccaaaaggaaaagaaaaag GGTATTTTTAGCTCTGTGATGAAGGATTTAAAAGGAAGTAAACCGAAGCAAGTTTCTGAGGTGGAAATAGAAGATACCAGAGAAAGTTTTGAAGAACTGCCAGTAATCTTTGCAACAGCCAACTTTGCATGCGATAATGAAGATAGCAATCACATGGCAGCGGATGCAGATGGTATTGACTTGGACATAG ATGATATTGACCTTGGGGATGCTGAAGAGAAACCCAAAGATAACAATATCTTGGCAGGTCTTAATAAGCAGAAATTGGCAAGCAAATTTCAGGCTTTTACAG GTAAAATAAAAGGAATGAAGGGTAAGAATGAGAAAATCATCAAGAAGGAAGAACAACTGGATGAGAAGGCTGGTGCAGTTGATCAAATTAAGAAGAAATATGGATTTTCCTCAGCCACT GAAACAAGTGCAGCAAAATTGGCGGAAAGCAAGTTGCACGAGAATGTCAAAAAGTTGCAG GGGATCAATCTAAGAACTACAGAAATGCAAGATACAGCCAAGTCATTTTCTGCCATGGCAAGAGAGCTGCTAA